In Carassius auratus strain Wakin chromosome 36, ASM336829v1, whole genome shotgun sequence, the following are encoded in one genomic region:
- the LOC113055532 gene encoding zinc finger protein 362-like isoform X1 — protein MFDQRRRALIENDFKDADRIKEKVEMAEPRFNNPYFWPPPPSIPGQLDNLMLINKIKEQLMAEKIRPPHLSPTSVSSQQPLLVPPTVTEGGQHNISTPKLQQMPGLHAHSTTQADIALHARPACSTVAGRILGDVNLNLDDKTAIKARGLWEDWHLRQIIDQPSRANHLSEMFISGLSLTSSRTANHNTSESVTPSTLSTPTTSSQTRQSAAPSPNLISGLSCGPGMDVIKNSGGLAGLLGPPPKSIGRGRKKIKAENPSGPLFVVPYPFLASGADQSTVSITAKEGKTYRCKVCPLTFFSKSDMQIHSKSHTEAKPHKCPHCTKTFANASYLAQHLRIHLGVKPYHCSYCEKSFRQLSHLQQHTRIHTGDRPYKCIQPGCEKSFTQLSNLQSHQRSHNKDKPYKCSNCYRAYSDSASLQIHLSAHAIKNAKAFCCSMCGRAYTSETYLMKHMSKHTVVEHLVSQHSPQRTESPSVPIRISLI, from the exons atgtttgaTCAAAGGCGGCGTGCTTTAATTGAGAATGATTTCAAGGATGCCGatagaataaaagaaaaagttGA AATGGCAGAACCTCGATTTAATAATCCATACTTCTGGCCTCCTCCACCCTCTATTCCTGGTCAG TTGGATAACCTCATGCTGATCAACAAGATCAAAGAACAGCTCATGGCGGAGAAAATCAGACCTCCACACCTCTCGCCCACTTCCGTCTCTTCCCAGCAGCCCTTACTGGTGCCACCCACGGTGACAGAAGGTGGGCAGCACAATATATCAACGCCCAAGCTGCAGCAGATGCCGGGACTCCACGCTCACAGCACCACCCAGGCCGACATCGCCCTACACGCACGACCCGCCTGCAGCACCGTCGCAG GTCGTATTCTGGGTGATGTAAACTTGAATCTGGACGATAAAACGGCTATTAAAGCAAGAGGATTGTGGGAAGACTGGCATTTGCGGCAAATCATAGACCAGCCGTCCAGAGCGAATCATCTGTCAG AAATGTTCATTTCAGGACTGTCACTGACGTCTTCTCGAACTGCCAACCACAACACATCAGAGAGCGTGACGCCGAGCACCCTGAGCACTCCAACCACCAGCAGTCAGACGCGTCAGAGCGCCGCACCTTCCCCAAACCTCATCTCAGGACTGTCCTGCGGGCCGGGGATGGATGTGATCAAGAACAGCGGAGGACTGGCAGGACTGCTTGGGCCTCCTCCGAAGAGCATAGGACGAGGTCGCAAAAAGATCAAAGCTGAAAACCCCTCTGGGCCGCTCTTTGTCGTTCCCTACCCATTCCTGGCCTCTGGAGCCGACCAATCAACTGTCAGCATCACTGCCAAAGAGGGCAAAACCTACAG ATGTAAAGTGTGTCCGCTGACGTTCTTCTCCAAGTCAGACATGCAGATACACTCCAAGTCCCACACGGAAGCAAAGCCTCACAAGTGCCCTCACTGCACCAAAACTTTCGCCAACGCGTCCTACCTGGCCCAACACCTGCGCATTCACCTGGGGGTGAAGCCGTATCACTGCTCCTACTGCGAGAAGTCCTTCCGCCAGCTCTCACACTTACAGCAGCACACCAG AATCCACACAGGTGATCGGCCATATAAATGTATCCAACCAGGCTGTGAAAAGTCCTTCACACAGCTCTCCAATCTTCAG TCTCACCAGAGATCACATAATAAAGACAAGCCTTACAAGTGCTCCAACTGTTACCGCGCTTACTCTGACTCCGCCTCCCTCCAAATCCACTTGTCTGCTCACGCAATCAAAAACGCCAAGGCATTTTGCTGCAGCATGTGTGGTCGAGCCTACACCTCA
- the LOC113055532 gene encoding zinc finger protein 362-like isoform X3, translating into MAEPRFNNPYFWPPPPSIPGQLDNLMLINKIKEQLMAEKIRPPHLSPTSVSSQQPLLVPPTVTEGGQHNISTPKLQQMPGLHAHSTTQADIALHARPACSTVAGRILGDVNLNLDDKTAIKARGLWEDWHLRQIIDQPSRANHLSEMFISGLSLTSSRTANHNTSESVTPSTLSTPTTSSQTRQSAAPSPNLISGLSCGPGMDVIKNSGGLAGLLGPPPKSIGRGRKKIKAENPSGPLFVVPYPFLASGADQSTVSITAKEGKTYRCKVCPLTFFSKSDMQIHSKSHTEAKPHKCPHCTKTFANASYLAQHLRIHLGVKPYHCSYCEKSFRQLSHLQQHTRIHTGDRPYKCIQPGCEKSFTQLSNLQSHQRSHNKDKPYKCSNCYRAYSDSASLQIHLSAHAIKNAKAFCCSMCGRAYTSETYLMKHMSKHTVVEHLVSQHSPQRTESPSVPIRISLI; encoded by the exons ATGGCAGAACCTCGATTTAATAATCCATACTTCTGGCCTCCTCCACCCTCTATTCCTGGTCAG TTGGATAACCTCATGCTGATCAACAAGATCAAAGAACAGCTCATGGCGGAGAAAATCAGACCTCCACACCTCTCGCCCACTTCCGTCTCTTCCCAGCAGCCCTTACTGGTGCCACCCACGGTGACAGAAGGTGGGCAGCACAATATATCAACGCCCAAGCTGCAGCAGATGCCGGGACTCCACGCTCACAGCACCACCCAGGCCGACATCGCCCTACACGCACGACCCGCCTGCAGCACCGTCGCAG GTCGTATTCTGGGTGATGTAAACTTGAATCTGGACGATAAAACGGCTATTAAAGCAAGAGGATTGTGGGAAGACTGGCATTTGCGGCAAATCATAGACCAGCCGTCCAGAGCGAATCATCTGTCAG AAATGTTCATTTCAGGACTGTCACTGACGTCTTCTCGAACTGCCAACCACAACACATCAGAGAGCGTGACGCCGAGCACCCTGAGCACTCCAACCACCAGCAGTCAGACGCGTCAGAGCGCCGCACCTTCCCCAAACCTCATCTCAGGACTGTCCTGCGGGCCGGGGATGGATGTGATCAAGAACAGCGGAGGACTGGCAGGACTGCTTGGGCCTCCTCCGAAGAGCATAGGACGAGGTCGCAAAAAGATCAAAGCTGAAAACCCCTCTGGGCCGCTCTTTGTCGTTCCCTACCCATTCCTGGCCTCTGGAGCCGACCAATCAACTGTCAGCATCACTGCCAAAGAGGGCAAAACCTACAG ATGTAAAGTGTGTCCGCTGACGTTCTTCTCCAAGTCAGACATGCAGATACACTCCAAGTCCCACACGGAAGCAAAGCCTCACAAGTGCCCTCACTGCACCAAAACTTTCGCCAACGCGTCCTACCTGGCCCAACACCTGCGCATTCACCTGGGGGTGAAGCCGTATCACTGCTCCTACTGCGAGAAGTCCTTCCGCCAGCTCTCACACTTACAGCAGCACACCAG AATCCACACAGGTGATCGGCCATATAAATGTATCCAACCAGGCTGTGAAAAGTCCTTCACACAGCTCTCCAATCTTCAG TCTCACCAGAGATCACATAATAAAGACAAGCCTTACAAGTGCTCCAACTGTTACCGCGCTTACTCTGACTCCGCCTCCCTCCAAATCCACTTGTCTGCTCACGCAATCAAAAACGCCAAGGCATTTTGCTGCAGCATGTGTGGTCGAGCCTACACCTCA
- the LOC113055533 gene encoding uncharacterized protein LOC113055533, whose product MEGVLEVTLCLCVCKLMSSMLLCSSVVTHAITAVSLCCSCLLLFTDLAVTMFLLYDWLIESSLTPFHVSSDVIALRFLLFLCQAYGVVLLLMPSLIAVELLVELLCQDGRLKGQDARQRDASESLSMTVGYLGCLLAWSVSGIYSSHDWTLEQMSVETCREKGGHLLTCLPSTDEFSWVLPAVVILLSLTGNLGLFRMKASRRQPDSENTQTGEKKDCLGPGLMHTSQTLVDSEKTPNSCCVHMAGFVYGEPRWICPGNGVQCIQQTRLADSSKKQKQSSSHATFAQSKTDLLLDVTSLALKMEKCVFNNIDPKSQRRHCWFTKRESPCSGREILTGLVCMVMVCVFPTVVSGNILLIFNLENLVVYSLKLLSLSVNRAPAL is encoded by the exons ATGGAGGGTGTTCTGGAAGTTacgctctgtctgtgtgtgtgcaaactgATGAGCAGCATGCTGCTGTGTTCGTCTGTGGTCACACACGCCATCACTGCGGTTAGTCTGTGCTGCAGCTGCCTGCTGTTATTTACAGACCTTGCTGTCACCA TGTTTTTACTTTACGACTGGCTCATTGAGTCCTCTCTGACACCTTTTCACGTGTCTTCGGATGTCATCGCCCTTCGATTCCTGCTCTTCCTTTGCCAGGCCTACGGTGTTGTGTTGCTGCTGATGCCATCTTTGATTGCTGTGGAGTTGTTGGTTGAGCTGCTTTGTCAAGATGGGCGACTTAAGGGACAAGATGCGAGACAGCGAGATGCTAGTGAATCCCTCTCTATGACAGTTGGCTATTTGGGATGTCTTCTAGCATGGAGCGTGAGTGGGATCTACAGCAGCCATGACTGGACGCTGGAGCAGATGTCAGTGGAAACCTGTCGGGAAAAAGGTGGTCATCTTCTCACCTGCCTTCCCAGCACTGATGAGTTTTCCTGGGTTCTTCCTGCTGTGGTTATCCTGTTGAGCCTGACGGGGAACTTGGGCCTGTTCAGGATGAAGGCGTCCAGAAGACAGCCCGACTCTGAAAACACACAGACGGGCGAGAAAAAGGACTGTTTGGGCCCTGGGCTAATGCATACGTCTCAAACTCTGGTTGACTCAGAAAAAACACCCAACAGCTGCTGTGTTCACATGGCTGGGTTTGTGTATGGTGAGCCACGATGGATCTGTCCTGGGAACGGTGTCCAGTGCATTCAACAAACCCGTCTGGCAGACAGTTCAAAGAAACAAAAGCAATCATCCAGCCATGCAACATTTGCTCAGTCCAAAACCGATCTTCTTCTGGATGTCACATCATTAGCGCTCAAAATGGAGAAATGTGTATTTAACAATATAGACCCAAAGTCTCAAAGAAGACACTGTTGGTTTACAAAAAGGGAAAGCCCCTGCTCAGGGCGAGAAATCTTGACAGGGTTGGTATGCATGGTTATGGTTTGTGTTTTTCCCACAGTCGTCAGTGGAAATATTCTTCTAATCTTTAACCTGGAGAATTTGGTGGTGTACAGCTTGAAACTCTTATCTCTGTCAGTCAACAGAGCACCAGCTCTGtaa
- the LOC113055532 gene encoding zinc finger protein 362-like isoform X2 yields MFDQRRRALIENDFKDADRIKEKVEMAEPRFNNPYFWPPPPSIPGQLDNLMLINKIKEQLMAEKIRPPHLSPTSVSSQQPLLVPPTVTEGGQHNISTPKLQQMPGLHAHSTTQADIALHARPACSTVAGRILGDVNLNLDDKTAIKARGLWEDWHLRQIIDQPSRANHLSGLSLTSSRTANHNTSESVTPSTLSTPTTSSQTRQSAAPSPNLISGLSCGPGMDVIKNSGGLAGLLGPPPKSIGRGRKKIKAENPSGPLFVVPYPFLASGADQSTVSITAKEGKTYRCKVCPLTFFSKSDMQIHSKSHTEAKPHKCPHCTKTFANASYLAQHLRIHLGVKPYHCSYCEKSFRQLSHLQQHTRIHTGDRPYKCIQPGCEKSFTQLSNLQSHQRSHNKDKPYKCSNCYRAYSDSASLQIHLSAHAIKNAKAFCCSMCGRAYTSETYLMKHMSKHTVVEHLVSQHSPQRTESPSVPIRISLI; encoded by the exons atgtttgaTCAAAGGCGGCGTGCTTTAATTGAGAATGATTTCAAGGATGCCGatagaataaaagaaaaagttGA AATGGCAGAACCTCGATTTAATAATCCATACTTCTGGCCTCCTCCACCCTCTATTCCTGGTCAG TTGGATAACCTCATGCTGATCAACAAGATCAAAGAACAGCTCATGGCGGAGAAAATCAGACCTCCACACCTCTCGCCCACTTCCGTCTCTTCCCAGCAGCCCTTACTGGTGCCACCCACGGTGACAGAAGGTGGGCAGCACAATATATCAACGCCCAAGCTGCAGCAGATGCCGGGACTCCACGCTCACAGCACCACCCAGGCCGACATCGCCCTACACGCACGACCCGCCTGCAGCACCGTCGCAG GTCGTATTCTGGGTGATGTAAACTTGAATCTGGACGATAAAACGGCTATTAAAGCAAGAGGATTGTGGGAAGACTGGCATTTGCGGCAAATCATAGACCAGCCGTCCAGAGCGAATCATCTGTCAG GACTGTCACTGACGTCTTCTCGAACTGCCAACCACAACACATCAGAGAGCGTGACGCCGAGCACCCTGAGCACTCCAACCACCAGCAGTCAGACGCGTCAGAGCGCCGCACCTTCCCCAAACCTCATCTCAGGACTGTCCTGCGGGCCGGGGATGGATGTGATCAAGAACAGCGGAGGACTGGCAGGACTGCTTGGGCCTCCTCCGAAGAGCATAGGACGAGGTCGCAAAAAGATCAAAGCTGAAAACCCCTCTGGGCCGCTCTTTGTCGTTCCCTACCCATTCCTGGCCTCTGGAGCCGACCAATCAACTGTCAGCATCACTGCCAAAGAGGGCAAAACCTACAG ATGTAAAGTGTGTCCGCTGACGTTCTTCTCCAAGTCAGACATGCAGATACACTCCAAGTCCCACACGGAAGCAAAGCCTCACAAGTGCCCTCACTGCACCAAAACTTTCGCCAACGCGTCCTACCTGGCCCAACACCTGCGCATTCACCTGGGGGTGAAGCCGTATCACTGCTCCTACTGCGAGAAGTCCTTCCGCCAGCTCTCACACTTACAGCAGCACACCAG AATCCACACAGGTGATCGGCCATATAAATGTATCCAACCAGGCTGTGAAAAGTCCTTCACACAGCTCTCCAATCTTCAG TCTCACCAGAGATCACATAATAAAGACAAGCCTTACAAGTGCTCCAACTGTTACCGCGCTTACTCTGACTCCGCCTCCCTCCAAATCCACTTGTCTGCTCACGCAATCAAAAACGCCAAGGCATTTTGCTGCAGCATGTGTGGTCGAGCCTACACCTCA